gaagtgactccaGTCATGAAATGCGTAAAGCTAGTTCCCCTGCCTGCTTACACTTTTGTATTCTTAACATGGATTAATAAAGTTAACTGGCTCTATCCAAGTTTGGTTTCCTCGAGTTCTGATCCGGTGAGGTCACATCCCTACTATCAAGTTTGTTTGGGAAGTTAGTATCTGTGGTGTTGACACTGTGGTACACTGATGGCAAGCTAATGAATTCTATGTTTTACAACAAGGATTAAATAGTTATCAAGACTAATCTAATGATCAGTATTTCTGTATCTAGGATAATGAAGAGATCCTTGCTGAACTGTACGTACTTGAACGCGTTTCTGGCCACGACAACTTCCCTGCCTTTTATGGAGCCTTTTATCTACGGCCCAGCATTTCAAATGAAGAGGCGCTATGGGTAAGGATATACTTCTTAAATAAAAGCACACAATGGTCTTGCATTGCACATGCCAAGAAGGAGAAAATCTCAAtcaaagttaataaatataacaCTGATTATTTCAGACCCGTTACTGCTACTGATTACTAGGAAtgttacacagacacacagacagatagatagattttaggcaacatatatatatatatatatatacactataatatttatatacactataaataaaaacattttatttctattctagATTGCTATGACAATGTGTGCTGGTGGCTCCGTAGACGCCTTAATTAGGAGCACGCCCAATAGATCCTTGGATGAGACCTGGATTTCATACATATGCAAGAAAGTTTTACAGGTAAGACGGATATTAACCCCTTCATTGCTTTTCATAATCTCTGCTCACAGACTTTGCATCCTATTAattctagaatataaaaatatatacatgtttatcatgtttgctttattcatctttctagggCCTGGATTACTTACAGGAACTGAACGTGATACATCATGATCTCAAGGGCGCCAATATAATGTTAACTTCTACGGCCCGTGTGAAGATAAGTAAGTGACGTTTATTATCTATAGGAAGAATGGGTGCCACAAAAGCAAAGGGTACGTTTATTGCTCAACTCAATGCCTAGCTTTTCTTAGGCAtcataaaactttaaaggggatctctaccCAAAAACCGCACCTTTGCATAATTCAAAAATATCATTGTAAGCATCGttccaatatacagtcattaaGAATGTTTAGTGTTTTATTGGTCTCTGTTTTTACACTCTCATTGCACCTGGTTCAAATCAATAGTCAGCACCAGACAAAAGAAAATACTGCTTcacaaatatatttccatttgtaataACTGTAGCACCTTTCTGTATTGTCATAGATGTTATTACTGCGTTGTACAAAGTAAATTCATGCTTGTTTCTTTcaatttcagttgattttggcCTTGCCACAATAGGGCCCATCAGTACAAGTAATGCAGGAACCCGCTGTTGGATGGCACCTGAAGTCCATGCATGTTTTACAAGAAGTGTATATTATAACTACaaggtataattaataaaatagttgTCATTTAGTTCAGTTTTCATTAAAGTGATTAAACAAATTGCACTCTTAAGGCAGGAATAACAAATCCATGCCAAATGTAATTTGTAGAGCTTTTTTCTCACAGTAAAgacttgaaaatgtaaaatcataaatGTTTATAGTTGAAGTCGGCTACTGGAAATGTTTCATAGTAATACAACGTAGCTTGGCTCTAAAGTATTAGTCATTTAGCATCCCATATTGACCCTGAGACAGGATGAGGAGGGATAGTCAGTAGAAGTATCTTTATCATCTCTAACAATGATTATAATTTGTTTGCTAAATGggtgttgctttttgtttttattttttaggtggATGTGTGGTCTTTAGGAATCACAGCCATAGAAATGGCAGAATACGATCCTCGTAAGTAATCTTAAATAACATTTTGCGTGCGTTTATGTTCATTTATGGAGGAGTGTTTTTAGGAAGGTCAGGGGGTATCACCTATTCTATAACAATGAAACATGTAAATCGGCCATGAATCAGAGAATCTTTTCtgtgcttttattataatggtgtcttctgtaatttgcattagttacttttctttttagtgATACAGTGGAAAGCAAGATATAACTTTCAGAGACAGGAGCAATCAGATAAAAGATATAGACTGTGTCTTTCCTGTATCCCCTTAGGCTAATGGCAAATAATGTGTTTTCTCTGCTGCTGAGGAAATGCAGATACAGCCATATACTGCCCTATATGTCCAATATCTGTCTGTCACTGTGCACACGCTACAATTATTCCAACcagactgcatttatttatttgttatgcatgagggtaaggccacactgggaattttgggaagatttggtcgcctagcgactaatcgcctcgtctttgcggtgaccaatctcccgaaatgccttccctcactctgcgccggctaaaataaaaaaatgacggCGCTAATTCATTTTTGgcagtcgcctgaagtttccaccCTTCAGGcgccttcggaaaacgaagcgccgcgtgtggtTAGCGCCGGCGTTTAttattttagccggtgcagaatgagggaaggcgtttggggagattggtcactgcaaagacaaggcgattagtcgccaggcgaacaaatctccccaaaatgaacagtgtggccttacccttaaagaaggaaattattatctcaaaaagtttaaataaatcaTCGATTGGTTCTGATAATAGAAACTCATCAGAATATTTGATGTAGTCACCCTCTACTgtacaatgctgcaaaatatgttggccccTTGTAAATttgtaagaataacaataataatattgtgttcTCTTACACTTACAGCACACATTAAACTCCGTGGTGCTGAGCTTTCCGAAAGGATTATGAATGGTCCAGCTCCAGCTCTAAAAGAGGATATATggtgagtcatttttttttttttttttacagaaataggacttaaggtggccatagacgttacaattacaatcttttctggaaaaaatctttttgatcGATAAGCCAacccatatccaagtcttctgccaatatcggttggctcgtttcccaccatacacgcaccgaatacagtaccagaattttttttgtacaatattattgatgcgtttatggccaccttaagcagtgAGGGTGGGGGAATGGGGAAAGAGACACTGAAGCATAAGGCCGGGGAAGGTGTTAAAGTGGGAAAGAGATAAGTTCAATGAGCTCAAATGTAAGTGTCACTACTGTATCCACTCTATCCATTGCTTGATGATGGGCTGTGTTCAAGTTATTAGTATTCTTTAAGAGACATCACCCTTTTTATAAATTCAAGAGCTTACACTTTGTTGGCCCAAATTATTCAATGAAAAGaaacatctcccattttaattccCTATCACCCAACAGACTTCAGTGTCCTTTTTGAATAATTCTGgctctgtgttttattacatcaCCAGTAACATTTCTGCCTTGTTTCTTTCCCCCCAGGAGTAATAAATTCCagagatttattaataaatgccTTCAGAAGGATCCAGCCAAAAGACCATTCGCAAAGGAACTCCTATTAAACCGATTCATCACATATAATCGAGATGAAGACGAGGTGCAATATAGCATAGCAGAGCATATACATAAAGGTAATGCAAATGACTCATATTCTCTACAATCAAAAAGCAATTACTGGGAAATCTTTAATGTCTATGTGGTTATTCAAGGCTTTAGGTATTTAAGGATTCCTATTTTGATCACTATCCAAAAAATTAGGGATTTTagggaattttcattttcaggtgtaattagttttttttaattactaatggTTTTAGCTCCAACCAGTTCTGCTTTAAATTGTGAAAGTTTCTATTAATTACTAACTTAGCTAGCCAGTTAAGGAATCACATTATGGCCATTTTTACAATGCCCTATCATTtgcatagatataaaacacaGATCTTCTTGtctaacattaaaaacattttctcctaGGAGCAAAGAAATAAGACATTCAAGTTAAAGATTCTCTTGCAACACCTCATTAAGAAGACTTTGTCAAGACTTAGGAAGGAAATGGAAGAACAATATATAAATCCCAAAATGGATTCTACCCTTGCAAGATCTGAAATGCGGCTCCTTCATTATGTTCCCAAAAGGGAAAGGAGGGAAAGGGTTGGGAACACAATGTAGGAGCCACAGTCCATCTACTTTGGATACTttaccaaatgtttatttttatataatctatttaaatgtatacttatttttatatattaataaaataataaaaaataagctgaTGTTTGACGTTTGAATTATTAATATATAGTGTAAGAAAATGGGCTGTTGAAGAGTTGCATTAACTGTAAAGGAGA
This is a stretch of genomic DNA from Xenopus laevis strain J_2021 chromosome 6S, Xenopus_laevis_v10.1, whole genome shotgun sequence. It encodes these proteins:
- the LOC121395165 gene encoding serine/threonine-protein kinase mig-15-like, whose translation is MTYLLWPLTSQCNSIYCIYCQIQVKIHHKSVFFQAWHFKEKKEVAIKVIKDLRDNEEILAELYVLERVSGHDNFPAFYGAFYLRPSISNEEALWIAMTMCAGGSVDALIRSTPNRSLDETWISYICKKVLQGLDYLQELNVIHHDLKGANIMLTSTARVKIIDFGLATIGPISTSNAGTRCWMAPEVHACFTRSVYYNYKV
- the LOC121395166 gene encoding serine/threonine-protein kinase 24-like, with the protein product MAEYDPPHIKLRGAELSERIMNGPAPALKEDIWSNKFQRFINKCLQKDPAKRPFAKELLLNRFITYNRDEDEVQYSIAEHIHKGNANDSYSLQSKSNYWEIFNVYVVIQGFRYLRIPILITIQKIRDFREFSFSGVISFF